The Corvus cornix cornix isolate S_Up_H32 chromosome 15, ASM73873v5, whole genome shotgun sequence genome includes the window CCCCCAAAGCTGTGTGGGGCCGCAGTGGGGATGGACCCCCAGCACCCACTCCTCCGTGCACCCCACACCCTCCGCGTCCCCCCCAAATCCCATAGCCTCCAGATTTCCCAccaaaaaagaggaagaaacaaagagaCATGACatggagcaggagcacagagagcCCGAGGGGGTGGCAGGGGGCTCTGGGTGACACCCTTCTCCCCAGGGACCCGTGTGGGGGGTGGGCACGGGCTGGCTCCGGGCAGGGGGTGCAGGGGttgggctgggggcagctgaGCCCTGGAGAATTCATCAGCGAGGGCTGTCACGAGTCGCCGTCCTCGCCAGGGGCTGGAGATTGGGCTCATCACCCCAAACCCCGCTCCTCAGGGAACCCCCCGAGCTCAGAGCGAGCTCAAGGCCCGGGGGGGTCCCGGGCAGGTTTGGGGGGCCGGGGCCGCACTCACCGCAGCACTGGGCGGGCAGGACcgcgggcagcagcagcagcaggacgaGCGGCAGCCACATGCTGGAGCGGGACAGGGGGGACACGGGGGTGCCAGAGCTCGGCACAGCCCCGCCGGACAGCCGGGAGCGGCAGGATGAGCCGGGACAGCACGGGAAGGTGGGGCGAGAGGCCGTTTCCGCACGCCGGGGCCGAGTCAGCACAAACGGGGCAGAACTTTGGCTGAGGCGCAGCCGAGGGGCGCGGGGGCACTCCCGGCCGGGCCGGGACACCCTGCCCGGGGCAGCCTGGCCCCAGGTGCCCTGCTCGGGTCAACACCGGCGGGCACAGCCCGAAAATAGACAGGGATGAAACCCGGCCAAATCCGGCCCCTTTGGAAACGAGAGTTCCCATGCTCGCCTGGAACTACGATTTAATTGAGAAAGGAGATCGATCAGCCCCACCCGGGAGCcgagggacaggcagggaggggggacaaactgcaaaaaataaatccctAAAGCCGGGGGGCGTGAGGGTCCTGAGCCCCAAGAGATAAAACCCCCCTGCCGGGGGGGACGTGGGGTCCTGAGCCACGAAAACAAATCCCGCAGCCCAGGAGGGGGTCCCGGGGCACCGCTGGGCTCCGGCCCCGTCAGCCTGAGGACACCGAGCACAGGGGGGCGGGCCTGGGGACCCTCCTCCCACCGAGGCCGGCCGTGACCGGGTGTTCCCCAAACACCTGCCCCGCTGTGGGGCCCGCAGGCTGGGGACCGCCCAGGCCGGTGTCCTGCGGTCCGGTGCTGCGGCGCCAGGGCCTACAGGAGAGCAGCGGGGCCTACAGGAGAGCAACGGGGCCCGGGCAGGGACCCGCCGGCCGCGATCGCGGCGTTTGACCGGCGCCCGCCCCGCCACTCCTGCCGCCTAACGTCCCGGCATGCCCCGCGCGGCCCGCCCCGGTACATCCCGGCGTGCTCCGCGCCAGCCCTGCCTCGCAATATCCCGGCGTGCTTCGCGCCACAGCTGCCTCGTTATATCCCGACATACCCCGCGCAGCCCGCCCCGGTACATCCCGGCGTGCTTCGCGCCACGCCTGCCTCGCTATATCCCGGAATGCTCCGCGCACCGCCTGCCCCGTTATATCCCAGCATGCCCTGCGCTGCACTGCGATATCCCAGTGTGCTCCGCACCTCAGGACCCCTTCTGCGAGGGCTCTGGGCTGCCCGCTGCGCGCCTGATCAACCCCCTTCTGCcgcctgccccggccccgccgcccgcccaCCCCGCTGCTTCTGCCCGCGCTGTTCCCGGTGTCCGCGCTGCCCTCGTGCCCAGCGCGGCGCCGCTCCGGTGGGCGCGGGCCCAGCCGCGGGCGCAGGCGCGGCGTGGGCAGCGCGGGGTCCTTCGTTGCGCGGGCGCacgtggcggcggcggcggcggcggcggcggggccatGGGCGGGCTGGAGAAGAAGAAGGTACCGGGCCCTTCCCGGCCCCTCCTTTCGGCCGCGGTCACGCTCCCGGGGCTTGTGCCCGCCGTCCGGTGCCTGCCCGTTCCGtgttcctcccctcctcctccgTGCCCTCTCCGTCTCCCCCGGTATCGGTGCCGGCCCGTGTCTGCTCCCCCCGTGCCGGTGCCGGTGGCACCCCTCCGGCCGTGTCGTGCCCCTGCACCCCTCCCTGCTAGCGGTGCATGCCCGattcccctccagccccccgCGCTGGCCGTGTCCGCTGTCCCCTTCCAGCCCCCGGTTCCCgtttctcctccctttccacTCTCAGGAGTCCCGGTGGCCCCGGGAGGGTTGCGGGGACCCCCTCAGCACCCCCGCGCTCCCCCAACGCCCCCGTTTCTCCCCAGTACGAGCGCGGAGCCGCCACCAACTACATCACCCGGAACCGGGCGCggaagaagctgcagctgagcctgcCCGACTTCAGGTGCGCCCGGGACCCCCAGAACGCCCCGGACCCCCGAGTCCCCGCCTCAGTTGCCCCCTACACCCCGTACTCCCATCCCTCCAAACCCTCCGGGGCCCCCGGTCCGCAGGCAGGGAAGCCGTGGGAGATGGAGCCCGTGGTGGTTGCGTGGGGTGGCCCTGAACCCCTCCCTCGGCATCCCTGGTGCCCCTGAGCGCCCTCCCAGGCCCCCCATCCCGCTGAACTCCCCCCTAAACACCCCACGCCTGCTCCCAGTTCCCCGGGACTTCCCCGTGAGCCCCCTGAGGTGCTCTCAGACCCCGCAGGGATTTCCTGCCTCCGCCGAGGCGCCCCACGCCCCTGAGCTCTGCCCATCCAGACCCCACTGATCACCCCCCCTCGCCCCCCTGGGACCCCCGGCCCCTcttggggagcagagggaccCGAAGTCCATGGTGGATGTGTGGGGTGGCCCTGGGACAGCCTGAGCTCCTGTCCAAGAGTGTGGCCCTTTCCCTTGGGGTCGTGGAGTGCTACCGCGGTTTCAGGCTGCCACGTTTGGGGTTCCCCCTCCAAGGGAAGGGCCCGGGGTGTCCCAGGGGACACAGGGCGGCAGTGGcccccctgtcccagccctgttcCCGTCCCCAGGCGTCTCTGCATCCTCAAGGGGATTTACCCCCACGAGCCCAAGCACAAGAAGAAGGTGAACAAGGGCTCCACCGCCCCCAGGACCTTCTACCTGCTCAAGGACATCAAATTCCTGCTCCACGAGCCCATCGTCAACAAATTCCGGGAATATAAGGTGCTTATCCCACCCGAGGGGGCCCTGGGGCTCGTCCCGTGCCACAGAGCCCCCATGGCCCCCTGTCCCCCCAGGTGTTTGTCCGGAAGCTCCGGAAGGCCTACGGGAAGAGCGAGTGGGGCACTGTAGAGCGGCTGAAGGACAACAAACCCACCTACAAACTCGACCACATCGTCAAGGAGAGGTGagacagccctggcagagccacCTGgagcatccagccctggggcccagcacaggaagcacctggagctgctggaggagtccagaggagaccacggagctgctccaagggctggagcccctctgctctggagccaggctgggagagctgggggtgctcacctggagaggagaaggctccagggagagctcagagccccttccagggcctaaaggggctccaggagagctggagagggactggggacaaggcatggagggacaggacacagggaatggcttcccagtgccagagggcagggctggatgggatcttgggaaggaattgttccctgggagggtgggcaggccctggcacagggtgcccagagcagctgtggctgcccctggatccctggcagtgtccaaggccaggctggacattggggcttagagcagcctgggacagtggaaggtgtccctgcccagggccaggGGAGGGAATGGGATGTGGTTTAAggttcttccaacccaaaccatcctgggattctctGATCCTTCATCACATCCAGCCCTCTCTGGGAATCCACCTCATGTGTAATTTCTGGAGGTATTGATGGAGTTTTGTGTTTctgggctggaggagaaggaatgaGAGAGCCAGGAATGCCCAGCCATCCTGGGTGGCTCCAGGAGGACACAGGGAactcccctgctctccctgtggGGTGTTTTCCTcagagggctgggggagggTCAGTCCTGCCAAGGCTTTGGTGGCTTTGGTGACAGTGAGCAAGGAGGAGACACAGGAGGGCGAAAACTCCGTAATCCCCATGGGTCCCATCCTAGATCAGGATATTCcatcctcctctgcccagctttGCTGGGATGTGCAGGTGGATGCTCCGCAGTTCCCATTCCTTTCTCACTCGGGgtctcccccagccccagcagctttTGCAGGACTCTGGGGCTGGCTGTGACTCCCTCTTGTCCCCCCCTGCTGCAGGTACCCCACGTTCATCGACGCCCTGCGGGACCTGGACGATGCCCTGTCCATGTGCTTCCTGTTCTCCACCTTCCCCCGCACGGGCAAGTGCCACGTGCAGACCATCCAGCTGTGCCGGCGCCTGGCCGTGGAGTTCCAGAACTACGTCATCGCCTCCCGCTCCCTGCGCAAGGTGGGGCCGGACCCCCTGCCTGGGGGGGTGTGGGGTGCTGCGTTTGGGCACGGGGACATCAGATCCCACATCCCACTGGGATCTGGCGCTCCCTGAGGAACCTGCTGCCGGGGGAAGGGGTGGCAGTGACGGGGACACAGCAGCCTTCCTCCCGCTGAGCCTTCGCTCTGTCCTGCCAGGTGTTCCTCTCCATCAAGGGCATCTACTACcaggcagaggtgctggggcAGCCGATCACCTGGATCACTCCCTACGCCTTTGCCCACGACGTGAGTACCTGGGCAGAGCCTCCGGGATCACCAGGGAAGGGGTGAGGGACCGTCCTATGGCAGATgaggctgtgcccagcctgtggGGAGATCACAGGGCCTGGCTCGGGAGGCACGTGGGGACACTGCCATCTGTCACCTCGGGATCCCCCGAGGCTGCCTGTACCAGTCTCCCCAGTTCCTCGTGTCCTCAGTTATTGATGTGCTCCTTTATCAGCCATTAAAGATTAACCTGGGGGAGCGGAGGGAAGGGATGAGTCAGATCTGCAGCCTCAGCAAGAGGGTTCTGCTGTGTCCCccaggcagcagggcaaggggaAGTCCCCACTGTGCTGGGACAGCTTCCCCTGAGCCTTGGCAGGAGgtcctgggaacagcagggctCTCTGTACTCACTCCTGCGATTTCCAGGGCTGGGCATGGTTGGGTTGAGGCTTTGTGGTTCTGAGTCACAGAAACCTGGAGTgttttcagttggaagggacattccaccttccactatcccaggctgctccaagccctgtcctgtggatacaaatatgcagctagcaagaatttctcttgcttctttccagtgctgtgagatctttttctctctcacagaagatattagcagagttctataaactatgaatcttgcagagctttgtttatggtacaggacaaaaatattttgacaatggatgttttaggattttagccaatcaccccaaggaatggctgatcctttgaccaattagactatgaagaaaaaagtctataaaagagttgtaaaacaattaagaaaatcaatcttgctgcacaatgcCTGCCCgttggatctctcttctcctccctgccacTGTGGGACACCGTGAtaccatccagcctggccttggacactgccagggatccaggggcagccacagctgctctgggcaccctgtgccagggcctgcccaccctcacagggaggaattccttcctaaaattCCATCTAACTCTGCCCtttggcactgggaagccattgccCTTTGTCCTTCTCCTTGTCCTGCTCTTGTCCAGCTCTGCCATCTTGAGGAGTTGGAGTCCCCCTGCAGGATGGGATGAAGTGTTCTGTGTATCCAGGCATGgaggggtggcagcaggaccctGGGGGAAGCCTGCAGAGTTCTCCCTGCCCAGGGTCTGGTGGTGGCTGTGACCTCTCTGTGTTTGGGGCAGCTTCAGGCTGAATTTCAGGGAAGGGTCCTTCCCCtagagggtgctgggcactggccaggctccccagggaatgggcacggccccgaggctgccagagctccaggagcgtttggacagcgctgccagggatgcccaggctggggttgttggggtgtctgggcaaggccgggagctgggctggatggtcCCTTCCTAAATGGGGATATTATGGGATCCTCCTCCCTGTGGCTGGGATGggcccctgtccctgcagaggggGGTCCTTTATCCCATCCCAtgtgccaccagcaccccacAGACGTGGATTACCGGGTCATGGCCACCTTCACCGAGTTCTACACCACCCTCCTGGGCTTCGTCAACTTCCGCCTCTACCAATCCCTGAACCTGCTGTACCCCCCCAAGGTGAGGCCACCACCCACCCTGGGGTCACTGCGGGGACCACCTGTCCCACCCCGGGGTGGTGGCAACCCGATCGCTGGAAAGGGGGGTGGAAATGAGGGATTTCTGGGGTCTCTGTTTTTGGGAGCTGCCTCCACcgctctgctcctccccagaTAGACAGCCAGGCTGAGGATGAGCTGAAGCCTGCAGAGGGCAAGGAGTACGCCATGGATTCAGAGAGCTACCTGGAGGTGAGGGACACGGCTGCCACTGTGACTTGTGGGGATGCTGTGTGGCCTTCATGTCCTGCCCACAAGCCCTCCTGCTGTGGCACCAAGGGGCAGACCCAGATCCCTGCAGGTTGGAGGGGGCTGATCCCAAACTCCCTGTTCCTGtagggcagagctgggctcagccttgggCACCACCTGCGTGGCCGGGGACCCTCCAGAGCCCCGTGCTGGGGACAGTGCCAGGAGGAGGCTGAATTCTGTCCAGGCCCTGGCTCTTCTGGCCTCTTGCTCTGAGAAATCCCCTTCCCCCCTGGGGCTGTCCCTTTTCCCACCCCCTGGATGTGACTCCGTGTCCTCTCCCTGCAGAGGCTCTCGGCTCTGAGCGCCAGCCTGGCCCGGGCGGTGGCTCCAACCCACgaggaggaggtggagatgGATGAATTCCCAGTGGAGGGGGTAAGACCCTGGTGGGGGGCTCATCCCTGGCCCTGGGGGATCCTGTCCTGTGCTCAGGCTGGCGGTTTGGGGACAGCTCCTGAGCCCCCCCCTTTGCCAAGGGGGgcttggcaggggctgtgggtgggaaGGAGGCTGAGGGCTTTGCTCCGAGCAGGAGACAGCGGAGCAGATGGATGCCAagaagaaggagcaggaggctcTGGAGAAGCACAAGAAGCTCTTCGAGGGGCTGCGCTTCTTCCTCAACAGGGAGGTGCCCCGGGAGCCGCTGGCCTTCGTCATC containing:
- the PES1 gene encoding pescadillo homolog; this encodes MGGLEKKKYERGAATNYITRNRARKKLQLSLPDFRRLCILKGIYPHEPKHKKKVNKGSTAPRTFYLLKDIKFLLHEPIVNKFREYKVFVRKLRKAYGKSEWGTVERLKDNKPTYKLDHIVKERYPTFIDALRDLDDALSMCFLFSTFPRTGKCHVQTIQLCRRLAVEFQNYVIASRSLRKVFLSIKGIYYQAEVLGQPITWITPYAFAHDHPTDVDYRVMATFTEFYTTLLGFVNFRLYQSLNLLYPPKIDSQAEDELKPAEGKEYAMDSESYLERLSALSASLARAVAPTHEEEVEMDEFPVEGETAEQMDAKKKEQEALEKHKKLFEGLRFFLNREVPREPLAFVIRCFGGQVSWDKSLCIGATYDATDPSITHHIIDRPRVDKQVVGRYYLQPQWVFDSVNAKLCLPVADYFPGVLLPPHLSPFVTEKEGDYVPPEKLKLLALQRGENPEEESEEEEEEEEEEEGDNDKEEEEEEDESEKEEEMKLQKMEEQKTQSTQSNKVLPVKVTAGKVRVEDKQRLEQEQQSEEKRLAIMMMKKREKYLYKKIMFGKKRKIREANKLAEKRKAHDAALKEQKKKSKKALQA